Proteins encoded together in one Scheffersomyces stipitis CBS 6054 chromosome 5, complete sequence window:
- the PRS5 gene encoding phosphoribosylpyrophosphate synthetase (go_process nucleoside metabolism), translating into MRDLVVLGGSSHPSLTRTICRNLTIEQGEVSSRKFSNGETSLEIQDSVREKDVFIVQSGCGDVNDNFIELLIMIAACKTASAKRVTAVLPLFPYSRQPDSPHAAGLTGAPSISTKKEQYTYESVPGTPGPFVSKNSDTFTSDSDSHTPPPTLNLGGKSVFSGLKPQVERTQSYSSKFFTPKSIVTNSASTNLPPVDAYGKTESGYKQWIAQNGTLIANLLVTAGADRLITMDLHDPQFQGFFNIPVDNLYSRPLLKHYILDYIPNYQECVIVSPDSGGAKRATAVADAIGCSFALIHKERRAKVAKNPPSTAASSSSVPMSASNTILSSSNTMVATTMLVGDVRDKVCVLIDDLVDTSYTITRAAKLLKDQGAKYVYALVTHGVFSGDAINRVNKSAIDKVITTNSVPQSERMKVLGSDKFEVLDVSRILAESIRRIHNGESVSMLFDHGW; encoded by the coding sequence ATGAGAGACTTGGTCGTTCTAGGAGGCTCTTCTCATCCCAGTCTTACCCGGACGATCTGTCGTAATTTGACGATTGAACAAGGAGAAGTATCCTCTCGAAAATTTTCCAATGGAGAAACCTCATTAGAGATCCAGGACTCTGTGCGAGAGAAGGACGTTTTCATTGTCCAATCCGGCTGTGGCGATGTCAATGACAACTTTATCGAGTTGTTGATCATGATAGCAGCCTGTAAGACAGCCAGTGCTAAACGGGTAACTGCTGTGTTACCATTATTCCCATATTCAAGACAGCCAGATCTGCCCCACGCAGCTGGGTTGACTGGTGCCCCATCAATTTCGACTAAGAAAGAGCAGTACACCTACGAAAGTGTTCCTGGAACACCCGGACCTTTTGTATCAAAAAATAGCGACACATTTACGAGTGATAGCGACAGCCATACACCTCCACCAACGTTAAATTTAGGCGGAAAGTCGGTTTTCTCGGGCTTGAAGCCACAAGTAGAACGTACTCAATCGTATTCAAGCAAGTTCTTTACACCAAAGTCAATTGTCACCAATTCGGCATCAACAAACTTGCCTCCTGTAGATGCTTACGGCAAGACTGAGTCCGGCTACAAACAATGGATAGCCCAGAACGGTACTTTAATTGCCAATTTGCTTGTAACGGCTGGTGCTGACCGTTTGATCACTATGGATTTGCATGATCCCCAGTTCCAGGGATTTTTCAACATCCCCGTGGACAACTTGTATTCGCGTCCTTTGCTCAAACACTACATTCTTGACTATATTCCTAACTACCAAGAATGTGTGATTGTATCACCGGACTCTGGAGGTGCCAAAAGAGCCACTGCCGTAGCTGATGCAATAGGATGTTCGTTTGCGCTTATCCACAAGGAACGTAGAGCTAAAGTAGCCAAGAATCCGCCTTCCACAGCCGCTTCTTCTAGCTCGGTGCCTATGTCAGCCTCCAACACCATACTCTCTTCGTCCAACACCATGGTGGCCACGACAATGTTGGTGGGAGACGTAAGGGACAAGGTGTGTGTTCTTATCGACGATTTAGTCGACACCTCGTATACGATTACTCGTGCAGCCAAGCTCTTGAAGGACCAGGGGGCCAAGTACGTATATGCTTTGGTAACTCATGGTGTCTTTAGCGGAGATGCCATAAACCGGGTCAACAAGTCGGCCATCGATAAAGTGATCACCACCAACTCGGTACCGCAGCTGGAGCGCATGAAGGTGTTAGGCAGTGACAAGTTTGAGGTGTTGGATGTGTCGAGGATTCTTGCTGAGTCTATCCGTAGAATTCACAACGGTGAGTCTGTGTCGATGTTATTTGACCATGGCTGGTAG
- the FMO2 gene encoding flavin-containing monooxygenase — protein sequence MPSVSDYQIDLDVPVQLEPSQVKTIAIIGGGASGAIIADSLLKEAPSSFSKITLFERRSKLGGVWALDEETKKTPNNIIKSGYTNIKTDPQLKNPFHDRSNSNRFEKFIITPKSTQERFVETPSYQGITTNIIEKMMTYSDVNQWNLPEKTPEERTYVNGLVVRDYIDAYISKNLENERFELIQNSTVEDVERIPKSVSDANEIPYKFRLTIRQPANEENDVWYQEEFDSVVVATGHYHVPFIPYVKGLEELQNKYDDVIQHAKFYRDPEVYKDKTVVVVGSRASGADLTKYIADSAVSVIQSIRNIDNTKRFSKKPNIVYKPTIVEYQLLEEGGFNIIFEDGTEVKNPDHVIYATGYQFSFSYLNRLLGEEVTKDGVVISDLYQHTFHINEPLITFIGVPIDGVSFRVFEYQAILASRYLAGKISLPNRREQREWADKRLSEKGFTRAYHTIGVVDSSNYLNGLIKLGEITNTKINAGRQFPELKEEDLALYRAAGQRLREFWDER from the coding sequence ATGCCATCAGTGTCTGATTACCAAATTGATTTAGATGTACCCGTTCAGCTCGAACCGCTGCAGGTGAAAACTATCGCCATTATTGGGGGAGGTGCCTCCGGTGCAATCATTGCtgattctcttctcaagGAGGCACCCAGTtccttctccaagatcACCCTTTTCGAAAGGAGATCGAAGTTAGGAGGAGTTTGGGcacttgatgaagaaacaaaaaagACGCccaacaatatcatcaaaTCTGGATACACTAATATCAAAACTGATCCTCAGTTGAAGAACCCTTTTCATGACAGAAGCAATAGCAATAGATTCGAAAAGTTTATCATTACACCCAAGAGCACCCAGGAAAGATTTGTAGAAACCCCAAGTTATCAGGGAATCACCACTAACATCATTGAAAAGATGATGACCTATAGTGATGTCAATCAGTGGAATTTACCTGAGAAGACTCCTGAGGAAAGAACTTATGTCAATGGATTAGTTGTCCGTGACTATATCGATGCCTATATCTCGAAAAATCTCGAAAATGAAAGGTTCGAATTGATCCAAAACTCCACggttgaagatgttgaaagAATTCCCAAACTGGTGCTGGACGCCAACGAGATTCCCTACAAGTTCAGATTGACTATTAGACAGCCCGCGAATGAGGAAAATGATGTCTGGtaccaagaagaatttgattcCGTAGTCGTAGCCACTGGCCATTACCATGTTCCGTTCATTCCGTATGTAAAGGGACTCGAGGAGCTTCAAAACAAGTATGACGACGTGATCCAACATGCAAAGTTCTATCGTGATCCAGAGGTTTATAAGGATAAGActgtagttgtagttggCTCGAGAGCATCTGGGGCTGATTTGACGAAATACATTGCTGACAGCGCAGTTTCTGTCATTCAGTCTATCAGAAACATTGACAATACCAAAaggttttccaagaagcCTAACATTGTCTACAAACCAACTATAGTAGAATATCAGCTTTTAGAAGAAGGTGGATTCAATATCATCTTTGAGGACGGGACCGAGGTTAAGAATCCAGACCATGTCATCTATGCTACTGGGTACCAgttctcattttcatatttgaACAGATTGcttggtgaagaagtcaCGAAGGATGGAGTTGTCATCTCTGATCTCTACCAACATACCTTTCATATTAACGAACCCTTAATCACATTCATAGGAGTTCCGATTGATGGTGTTTCGTTCAGAGTATTTGAATACCAAGCTATTTTAGCTTCAAGATATTTGGCTGGTAAAATCAGCTTGCCAAACAGAAGAGAGCAGCGAGAGTGGGCAGACAAGAGATTGTCTGAAAAGGGATTCACCAGAGCTTACCACACaattggtgttgttgaTTCCCTGAACTACTTGAATGGACTTATCAAATTGGGAGAAATTACCAATACTAAGATAAATGCTGGTAGGCAGTTCCCAGAGTTGAAGGAGGAAGATCTCGCATTGTACAGAGCTGCTGGCCAAAGATTAAGGGAATTCTGGGACGAACGTTAG
- a CDS encoding predicted protein encodes MATSENEYVIQCGSAATVTIVATGIPMCYNDTVYVEAPKKSVSTKRNMFWQAIFSILLIVQVVIADSIPKHISSIDWQSAQDGDLHYDKDSGLLVKVVKDVSEIERNLKRVRGNLTIGDTQARGPCPHNPITRNWVQTQQAGSGEWWTAWRQVPDTIMQCDKGSGSTTLEKSWSQGYSISNDIGISIGEVIQLALGAGLSLEVSHGYAISKTCDCDQSLGVACIWEQHKMGWTDTQRQDCYSFENCEGAILECSPWSAYQHTDAPIGSNNQENIVVDGCSQGWDSCNK; translated from the coding sequence ATGGCTACTTCGGAAAATGAATATGTGATTCAGTGTGGTTCAGCTGCAACTGTAACTATCGTTGCAACTGGCATCCCCATGTGTTACAACGATACGGTGTATGTTGAAGCTCCCAAGAAGCTGGTTAGTACCAAGAGAAACATGTTTTGGCAGGCGATTTTCAGCATTTTGCTCATAGTTCAAGTTGTAATTGCTGATAGTATACCCAAGCACATTTCCTCCATTGACTGGCAATCAGCTCAAGATGGTGATTTACATTATGATAAAGATTCGGGATTGTTAGTAAAGGTTGTCAAAGATGTGtcagaaattgaaagaaatttGAAACGAGTTAGAGGAAACTTAACTATTGGCGACACACAAGCTAGAGGACCATGTCCTCACAATCCAATAACTAGAAACTGGGTGCAAACTCAACAAGCCGGTTCGGGAGAATGGTGGACAGCTTGGAGACAGGTACCCGATACGATTATGCAATGTGATAAGGGTTCTGGTTCAACCACACTAGAGAAATCATGGTCCCAAGGGTATTCCATTAGCAATGATATTGGCATCAGTATTGGCGAAGTGATTCAGTTGGCATTAGGAGCAGGTTTGTCACTTGAGGTATCCCACGGATACGCCATTCTGAAGACTTGTGATTGCGATCAGAGTCTTGGCGTGGCTTGTATTTGGGAGCAGCACAAAATGGGATGGACAGACACACAAAGGCAAGACTGTTACTCTTTTGAGAACTGTGAAGGAGCCATTCTAGAATGTTCCCCCTGGTCAGCTTATCAACACACTGATGCCCCGATTGGTCTGAataatcaagaaaacatcGTGGTAGATGGTTGCTCGCAAGGTTGGGATAGTTGTAACAAGTGA
- a CDS encoding predicted protein (go_component clathrin vesicle coat~go_process intracellular protein transport) produces MITALFIYDSKGDVLMSKLYKDGIKRNISDVFRIQIISTTNKGASSSSRDVRSPVLTLGSTSFVYIKSSSIWFCAVTRSNQDCSAILEFLYNLESLLKVVQLTSESITNNFSLVYELLEEIVEFGYPTNLELSYLKNYLTTVPTNDNIFKMSSSAWKSSKNAGASNTVNASSSSRAHPDRNITWRSPGIKYRRNEIFLNVEEKITVVMNDDADVLRSHVDGCIRMKTHLSGMPECRFGLGDNSILLNSFNKNVDTSGGNVILEDSKFHQCVELNKFDSDRLIQFVPPDGEFQLMAYHCRSNINLPFKVYADVYEIGRSKLSYKIRVKSCFPAKIPATNVQIKVPTPKGVLDSYSSNSAGKSKFHPEDNVILWKFNKFFGEQEHVLTAEVELADNSHDTSQQMAQTNTTNSILNWSRPPIKLDFVIEMFSSSGLAVKFLKVQEKSNYKTVKWVKYSTQSGSYEIRY; encoded by the exons ATGATTACTGCTCTCTTCATCTACGACTCCAAGGGCGATGTGCTCATGTCGAAGTTGTACAAGGACGGAATTAAGCGGAATATATCGGATGTGTTTCGGATCCAGATCATAAGCACTACCAACAAAGGTGCTTCCAGCAGCAGCCGAGATGTCAGATCACCTGTTTTGACCCTTGGATCGACGTCGTTTGTGTATATCAAGTCGTCGCTGATATGGTTCTGTGCTGTTACTCGTTCAAACCAGGACTGTTCAGCGATCTTGGAATTTCTCTACAACTTGGAATCACTTCTTAAGGTAGTA CAGCTTACAAGTGAACTGATAACCAATAACTTTTCATTAGTTTACGAATTGCTAGAGGAGATTGTCGAATTTGGCTACCCCACGAATTTGGAGCTTAGCTATTTGAAGAACTACTTGACAACAGTTCCTACCAATGacaatatcttcaagatgtcgtCATCAGCGTGGAAATCATCTAAAAACGCAGGTGCCAGTAATACAGTCAACGCATCTAGTAGTAGCCGTGCACATCCTGACCGTAACATCACCTGGCGGAGTCCCGGAATCAAGTATCGTCGAAATGAGATTTTTCTCAACgtggaagaaaagatcacAGTAGTCATGAATGACGACGCGGACGTTCTCCGTTCGCATGTTGACGGGTGTATTCGGATGAAGACGCACTTGTCAGGAATGCCTGAATGCCGTTTTGGCCTCGGCGACAATAGcatcttgttgaattcgTTCAATAAAAACGTAGACACCAGTGGTGGAAACGTAATTCTAGAAGACAGCAAGTTCCACCAATGCgtagaattgaacaagtttGATTCCGATCGACTTATCCAATTTGTTCCACCAGATGGAGAGTTCCAGTTGATGGCGTACCACTGTCGGCTGAACATTAACTTGCCGTTTAAGGTATATGCCGATGTGTATGAAATAGGCAGACTGAAGTTACTGTACAAAATTAGAGTCAAGTCGTGTTTTCCAGCAAAAATTCCAGCAACCAATGTCCAGATAAAGGTGCCTACACCAAAGGGCGTTTTGGACTCGTACTCATCTAACTCGGCTGGTAAGTCCAAGTTTCATCCCGAGGATAATGTGATTCTCTGgaaattcaacaaattcttcGGGGAACAGGAACATGTCCTAACAGCTGAAGTGGAGCTAGCCGACAATAGCCACGATACCAGTCAGCAAATGGCTCAGACTAACACAACTAACTCCATACTCAACTGGTCCAGACCCCCTATAAAGTTGGACTTTGTCATCGAAATGTTTTCCAGTTCTGGCTTGGCCgtgaagttcttgaaagtCCAGGAAAAGTCGAACTACAAGACGGTAAAATGGGTCAAGTACTCGACACAGTCGGGCTCATACGAGATACGGTACTAG
- a CDS encoding predicted protein, whose amino-acid sequence MSEEDDSVYIPIPHYPPFKLRSSLIDKDPVIWVHLLEAYILLFNLLLDSNAVKLNVKSQQQLQLFLKVFLYETSEEKTKIFSLGAINPDIRANTATLRSYVFQLIKSYSLVRFSLPGESVWHFVSIYVEHNATVVRGLIDGSFKSKLNDNKKSGNISSIGPLQRHLESLISNGKFTDTDLNNLSLILGQHTSNVVSTTTFSLSGGSRTKNVSKKQSSSLQFAENFVNQEWVELLEKLYVNGRSVHASVVKQVMIVSLISLSTAKLSKVAMDLGVTGIKTLKLYPLFSTIIISDAYKHFVPNLEERLPFLRTIRFENDDHADDLSAVDLSSVNEENIFMLIDLFPELTQEKARLILHNNDDNVERVTHMLLEDPSIIHSTNLKKPNKPKKKPITKINLPKSKKPSVVAKRSVYDDDEISRGDFSKSSVIFGKKSSQAVGDSSEELKKKTLSAALRLMYESDEDEPDDTYDDQEKTVGSALEDSSNKKKAGRGNLAVYEDGRESSPAPSNGAVDPKELHLFSIFKTKGEEAFGKAARKSSDRQSLKKETSWSDEQIEGWLRMLMKSPRRFKILEESFFFGGSPNRPQKKIEEESRESTPVAESSRPESKTPQQNKRSQARNEKNKASRANHNRKSQQSKKARAELAGMQ is encoded by the coding sequence atgtctgAAGAGGACGACTCGGTATATATACCGATTCCACACTATCCCCCATTTAAGCTCCGGTCTTCACTTATAGACAAAGATCCCGTGATCTGGGTTCATCTTCTAGAGGCATATATTCTACTTTTCAATTTACTCTTGGATTCCAATGCAGTGAAACTCAATGTGAAATCacaacagcagcttcaGCTATTTCTCAAAGTTTTCCTATACGAAACTTCAGAGGAAAAGACCAAGATATTCTCTCTCGGAGCTATAAATCCTGACATTCGTGCCAACACGGCTACGCTCCGATCGTATGTCTTTCAATTGATCAAGAGCTACAGTTTAGTACGGTTTTCTTTGCCTGGTGAGAGTGTATGGCACTTTGTTTCCATATACGTAGAACACAATGCCACAGTGGTTCGGGGCCTTATTGATGGCTCGTTTAAATCAAAACTCAACGATAACAAGAAGTCTGGCAACATCAGTTCGATTGGACCCCTTCAGAGACATCTAGAGAGTTTGATCAGCAATGGAAAATTCACAGACacagacttgaacaatctCTCGCTAATTTTGGGGCAACATACGAGCAATGTAGTTAGTACGACGACATTTTCACTTTCGGGTGGATCGAGAACGAAGAACGTTAGTAAAAAACAGTCCAGTTCACTACAGTTTGCCGAGAACTTTGTCAACCAGGAATGGGTGGAGTTGCTAGAAAAACTTTATGTGAATGGCCGCAGTGTTCATGCCAGTGTAGTAAAACAAGTTATGATCGTTTCGTTGATCTCACTTTCAACTGCAAAGCTCCTGAAAGTGGCTATGGATCTTGGAGTCACGGGAATCAAGACGTTGAAGTTGTATCCCTTGTTTAGTACAATCATAATTTCTGATGCTTACAAACATTTTGTCCCTAATTTGGAGGAGAGACTCCCATTTTTGCGAACTATTAGGTTTGAGAACGACGATCATGCAGACGACTTGTCAGCTGTGGACCTTAGTTCAGTCAACGAAGAGAATATCTTCATGCTTATAGATCTTTTTCCGGAGTTAACTCAAGAAAAGGCTCGATTAATTCTCCACAACAACGACGACAATGTAGAAAGGGTCACCCACATGCTCTTGGAAGACCCCAGCATTATCCACTCaacaaatttgaagaagccaaacaagccaaagaagaaacccaTCACCAAAATTAATCTCCCCAAGTCTAAAAAACCATCTGTAGTTGCCAAACGTTCTGTTtatgacgacgacgaaaTATCTCGTGGAGACTTCTCAAAATCTTCTGTTATTTTCGGCAAAAAGTCTTCTCAGGCGGTAGGTGACCTGTCTGAAGAGctaaagaaaaagacattATCAGCAGCATTAAGACTCATGTACGAAAGCGACGAAGACGAACCTGACGATACCTATGACGACCAGGAGAAGACTGTTGGCTCTGCACTCGAAGATAGTTCTAATAAGAAAAAGGCCGGCAGAGGCAATTTAGCTGTGTATGAAGATGGCAGAGAGTCTTCTCCAGCACCTTCTAATGGTGCTGTGGATCCAAAAGAATTGCACTTATTCTCGATTTTCAAGACTAAGGGAGAGGAAGCTTTTGGTAAGGCTGCTAGAAAGTCATCTGACCGACagagtttgaagaaggaaacgTCCTGGTCAGACGAACAAATCGAGGGCTGGCTCCGCatgttgatgaaatcgCCCAGACgattcaagatcttggaagaaagcTTTTTCTTCGGAGGATCTCCCAATAGACCACAGaaaaagattgaagaagaaagcagagAATCAACTCCGGTCGCAGAATCGTCTCGCCCAGAGTCCAAGACTCCTCAACAAAATAAGCGTTCTCAGGCTCGcaatgaaaagaacaagGCTTCAAGAGCCAACCATAATCGTAAGTCACAGCAGAGTAAGAAAGCCCGAGCCGAACTAGCAGGAATGCAATGA
- a CDS encoding predicted protein, translating into MDLHSVNRFLYQFVVYSSFNFGILPVHSGIILLLFSVTSEFYGTVSPNWGGSDDAFLFSVSLLLRLPSKTSINESEFKYDFIPKTAEPKVPHLTKEAVKHAIAQNKAKQVENNCLPKKAIHTSSLNPILRTFSTEVNPSVPNSTFRRQNKQIDTSIEKYIRSSFNPVIKDGGQTTSLPLANWMTSLKSKRYCRKHPRYHGLSKTVQPAAK; encoded by the exons ATGGACTTACATAGTGTCAACAGATTTCTATACCAATTCGTTgtatattcttcatttaACTTTGGAATTTTACCCGTGCATTCCGGAATCATTTTGCTTCTATTTTCGGTCACCTCTGAATTCTACGGAA CAGTGTCG CCTAACTGGGGTGGGTCAGATGAtgcttttcttttttctgTGCTGCTATTATTGAGATTACCTTCAAAAACGTCCATCAACGAATCTGAATTCAAGTACGACTTCATCCCCAAAACTGCTGAGCCAAAGGTACCTCATCTTACGAAGGAAGCCGTCAAGCATGCCATTGCTCAAAACAAGGCTAAGCAGGTGGAAAATAATTGTTTACCAAAGAAAGCAATCCATACATCAAGTTTGAATCCAATTTTGCGGACGTTTTCCACTGAGGTGAATCCGCTGGTGCCGAACCTGACTTTTAGAAGACAAAACAAGCAAATTGACACTTCTATT GAGAAGTACATTCGATCATCGTTCAATCCAGTTATTAAAGACGGTGGTCAAACAACATCCCTACCTCTTGCCAACTGGATGACCTCGCTAAAGCTGAAACGTTATTGTAGAAAGCACCCTCGATACCACGGCCTCTCAAAGACGGTGCAGCCAGCAGCCAAATGA
- a CDS encoding predicted protein, producing the protein MFRRQGRSFVLVLALLAILVTLHLFFWDDKLDIRSKVFKQKNSGQVPTNKAEVPPKPGSKSHPKDPKVPKSSKSSDDHKTVQRGDVISKYVGKSKLIVFPKAFEESDSKKLYKLYTSQFKESPPRRSKIIRFSDPSQKTDPLSNSIKNLKYHKHPVQSFNAFTDIEGNMEKCGLLEDKYEIEVSKSLMKSKSLKKIVQKWVNENSTYFQEINEFFHTPLQQQLKEGSVDSHWFRLAGSSVWLEQYGIHFMVSRIIYAENKDRGTPNLSMIYAQAYDENWKEVENLELVVPTNNPNLYLESNDPPQFRLQLPQILPIPIHLDKERQWPGFYGAEDPRIIAVKNARGFEEPLVFYNSYHGKVVNIEEIDEGKSTAHLLFSRNMFMAWPFQTQRGKYNVQDLPSKYHNNIFTRVLEIKEANKEREGKQKNWTPFISSQDRKSFGYDKYIYMSIRIEHLQILRCPVVGGSDQFVTECEEVYLLNPEKSNNDGIGPLRGGSQFVNINNMLESYSELPEARKLIDSIPKGRELWFSFARANLEYCGCGVKMYRPNLVVVVKDGDQYKISYVSSFVDLAVEQLGWILKESDNYCPENDGSVMIPNGIASWTLRENGEKTNIDDYMTLSYSLADATVEIIHIRGVLKALLGLDSKNQNYKLFEKSSALDAKTVGYNNDNIDCALENSKQYCQAFGEKEKKKMESRVKPQDKEENKQRQDGKESETQEPKE; encoded by the coding sequence ATGTTTCGACGCCAGGGCAGGTCTTTCGTCCTCGTTTTGGCGTTGCTAGCAATATTAGTGACTTTGCACTTATTTTTTTGGGATGATAAACTAGACATTAGAAGCAAGGTTTTCAAGCAGAAGAATTCTGGACAAGTTCCAACAAATAAAGCCGAAGTCCCCCCAAAGCCAGGTCTGAAATCACATCCAAAGGATCCAAAGGTTCCAAAGTCTTCGAAGTCTTCTGACGATCACAAGACAGTTCAACGAGGCGACGTCATCTCCAAATATGTTGGAAAAAGCAAGTTGATAGTGTTTCCTAAAGCATTCGAAGAGTCAGATCTGAAGAAGCTATACAAACTCTATACATCACAGTTCAAAGAACTGCCTCCGCGACGGAGCAAGATAATTAGATTTCTGGATCCCTCGCAAAAGACTGATCCTCTCAGTAACTCCATaaagaatttgaagtatCACAAGCATCCCGTCCAGCTGTTTAATGCGTTTACTGATATAGAAGGAAATATGGAAAAATGTGGATTGCTCGAAGATAAGTACGAAATTGAAGTGCTGAAAAGCTTAATGAAAAGCAAGTCTTTGAAAAAGATTGTACAGAAGTGGGTCAATGAAAACTCCACATACTTCCAGGAAATAAATGAGTTCTTCCACACTCCTCTCCAGCAGCAACTCAAAGAAGGTAGTGTTGATCTGCATTGGTTTAGATTGGCGGGATCATCAGTATGGTTAGAACAATATGGAATCCATTTCATGGTCTCAAGAATTATATATGCCGAAAACAAAGATAGGGGAACGCCAAACTTATCTATGATCTACGCTCAAGCTTATGATGAAAACTggaaagaagtagaaaactTAGAGTTGGTGGTTCCTACAAATAACCCAAACCTATACCTTGAATCCAATGATCCCCCTCAATTTAGATTGCAATTGCCTCAAATCTTACCTATACCAATTCACCTTGATAAAGAACGTCAATGGCCCGGATTTTATGGTGCTGAAGATCCTCGAATTATCGCTGTGAAAAACGCAAGAGGTTTCGAGGAACCTTTGGTTTTCTACAACTCCTACCATGGAAAAGTTGTGAACATTGAGGAAATCGATGAAGGTAAGTCAACTGCACACCTACTATTCTCCAGAAATATGTTCATGGCTTGGCCATTCCAGACTCAAAGAGGGAAATACAACGTTCAAGACTTGCCCTCGAAATACCACAACAACATATTCACAAGAGTGTTGGAAAtaaaagaagcaaataaagaaagagaaggaaaacAAAAGAACTGGACCCCATTCATTAGCAGCCAGGATAGGAAGAGTTTCGGATATGACAAGTACATCTATATGAGTATTAGGATTGAACATTTGCAAATTTTGCGGTGTCCAGTAGTAGGTGGGAGCGACCAATTCGTGACTGAATGTGAGGAGGTTTATCTATTAAACCCAGAGAAGTCCAACAACGACGGAATCGGCCCATTGAGGGGTGGATCACAATTTGTAAACATTAACAACATGCTTGAGTCATATTCCGAGCTTCCAGAAGCTAGGAAGCTTATAGATAGCATTCCAAAAGGAAGGGAACTTTGGTTTTCTTTCGCCAGAGCAAATCTAGAATATTGCGGCTGTGGTGTAAAGATGTATAGACCTAATTTGGTTGTGGTGGTTAAGGATGGCGATCAGTACAAGATTAGTTATGTCAGTTCCTTCGTTGATTTAGCGGTCGAGCAGCTTGGCTGGATTTTGAAGGAGTCTGATAACTATTGTCCAGAGAATGATGGTTCAGTTATGATTCCTAATGGTATTGCGTCTTGGACCCTTCGAGAAAATGGTGAAAAGACAAACATTGATGACTACATGACGTTGAGTTATTCACTTGCAGATGCTACAGTTGAAATTATTCACATCAGAGGGGTTCTTAAAGCACTTCTTGGTCTTGACTCCAAAAATCAAAACTACAAGCTCTTCGAGAAGTCAAGTGCGCTCGATGCTAAGACTGTGGGTTACAACAATGACAATATAGATTGTGCTTTAGAGAATTCTAAGCAGTACTGTCAGGCATTTggagaaaaggaaaagaagaagatggagcTGAGAGTGAAGCCtcaagataaagaagaaaacaaacaaagacaagatGGAAAGGAATCCGAAACACAGGAACCGAAAGAGTGA